A single Lysinibacter sp. HNR DNA region contains:
- a CDS encoding tRNA pseudouridine synthase A, with translation MLTSSRRRFALPLSYDGTDFMGWAKQPGLRTVQGMLENGLGIITRHPLDPPTLTVAGRTDAGVHARGQVAHVDLAEAHVESLRDRRKDDAHTTPAQHLRSRLNGVLGVSGMDVRVGEVTEVSADFDARFSALWRRYEYRIADDLAFKNPLHRQYTLWIDRELDVERMNAAAGVLVGLHDFASFCRPRPGATTTRTLLDFSWRREADGVLAALVRADAFCHSMVRSLTGACVAVGEGKLGLSELIEVLEEAKRGSRFVVSPAKGLSLQEVAYPAPEEWALRAETTRARRDFVEE, from the coding sequence ATGCTGACCTCATCCCGGCGCCGTTTTGCGCTGCCTCTCTCGTACGACGGAACAGATTTTATGGGGTGGGCAAAGCAACCGGGACTCCGCACTGTTCAAGGAATGCTCGAAAACGGTCTGGGGATTATTACGAGGCATCCGTTGGATCCCCCCACCCTTACCGTTGCGGGAAGAACAGATGCTGGAGTCCATGCGCGCGGGCAGGTGGCTCACGTTGATCTTGCGGAAGCCCACGTTGAGTCGCTCAGGGATCGCCGAAAGGATGATGCCCATACTACTCCCGCCCAGCACCTGCGCTCCCGCCTGAACGGGGTCTTGGGCGTGAGCGGTATGGACGTTCGGGTCGGTGAGGTTACCGAGGTTTCTGCGGATTTTGATGCCAGATTTTCCGCGCTGTGGCGGCGATACGAGTATCGCATTGCCGATGATCTTGCCTTTAAGAATCCGCTGCACCGTCAATATACCCTGTGGATAGATCGTGAGCTCGATGTGGAACGGATGAATGCGGCGGCGGGGGTTCTGGTCGGTCTGCACGATTTTGCCTCGTTTTGCAGGCCGCGCCCGGGAGCCACAACAACCCGTACCCTCCTTGACTTTTCTTGGCGACGTGAGGCTGACGGAGTTCTGGCGGCCCTGGTGAGGGCTGACGCCTTTTGTCACTCGATGGTTCGTTCGCTCACGGGAGCCTGTGTTGCTGTCGGTGAGGGAAAACTTGGCCTTTCTGAGCTCATTGAGGTACTGGAGGAGGCAAAACGGGGGAGTCGCTTTGTGGTGAGCCCGGCAAAGGGATTGTCTCTGCAGGAGGTGGCTTATCCGGCTCCAGAGGAGTGGGCTTTGCGCGCGGAGACCACCCGAGCCCGTCGCGATTTCGTGGAAGAATAG